The Waddliaceae bacterium DNA window AGCATCGTATGGGGCGTTGAACAGCGATCTTCCGATTCTTTTGTTGTAGTGGCGACGTACGAATATACTATCGACGACGAAGAATATTCCGGAAAGACAACCTTTAAGAGAAAAACATACCTCAACCCGTGGAAAGCCGAAGAAGAATATGAAGCTATGGCAATTCAGCCGTGGAAGGTGTGGTACGAGGCAAAAAAACCTGAAAATTCTACGATAAACAAGGTGTTCCCACTGAAAGTTTGCATATATTCAGGAATTCTCATCGCACTACTCGTATATTTCGTCCTACTCGGATGGTATGTGAGAAGAACCATTGAGCATTGATCATTGAGCATTGAATAGGAAATATAGTTCTTTATTTTTTTTCTGGCGACAGCATATAAAGGAATCGCTAAAAAGTGGGAAATATGATGAACATAAGATCGAGACGATATCGTGCTATTATAAAGGCAGCACTAGTGGTATGCCCACTGGTGCCGGCCATAGTCTTCGGCGGATATGTCGCTACGATGATACCGCTGTCATACAGCTGGAAGATTATCGTTACCTGCCTTTTATGGGGCATTGCCGGCGCACTGACCGCGATACTTCTTCTGCGTAAGTGGGAAGGCGTCATGCGTGGCGGCGTTGAAGGCCTCGTCAAAGAAAAAGTCGCACGCGCCTTCGCCGATAGCGAAGAAACCGTTCCAGCCCTACCTTTTTTCGCCGCAGAGAGAAGCGCCACCGTTGAAAATGGTGGAGACGTTATCGTATACGACAAAAGAAAACATAACGATGCTGGCAACGACGAAGAGATAGAAAATCTCAAACATAGCCTCAGCGAAAAGAAAAACATCATAGCACGCTTGAAGGAAGAGATCGTCGTAAGGGAACGTGATGTTACGGCACGTATCACCAAAGAAAGCGAAGAGATACGTCATCGCCTAGAAGGCCGCGAAGAAGAGCTATGTAGCTGTAAATCCGACCACGACGAGCAGATTATTAAGCGCGATGCCATGCTCTCGGAATATCAGCGAACCATCGCCGAGCAGAGACTCGTCCTAGAGAAAAAACAAAAATACCTTATGAAGCTCGAGAATAAAGTCCGCGACCTGACATACGAGATAAAGACGCTGCTAAACATCGGTTCCGCAAAACCTTTGCAGCAAGCAATAGCAACCGACGCCACACAACACCCTGTCTTTGATGTCTTCGACGGCAAAGAACATCAGCAGAGTAACGTCCCTGAAGTTAAAGGGACTTTCCCCGTGTCGTCGGACAGCGAGATCCATACGTCATATGACGCATCTGTATTACTTATGCGGTGTATAACTTTCGCAGAAAACCTTACAGGAGCGCAACACCTCGCTGGGCAGGGAGGCCGGGCTCTTGGGCTTTCTTCAGAAAGCTACGCCATAGACCTTCGAAGACTTTGTGATACCTTCAGAAACGAACACGCCGGCGTTGTTATCCTATATTCCGCAGAAGACAATAAAGTGCTATTCATCAATAACCAGATACGTGGTCTGCTAGGATGGAGCCCGGAAAAGGCAGCTAAGGAGTTCTTCAATATCATGAGGAAAGGACGCCGCGGCTGGCAAGAAGTTATCGTGTCACTAAAAGGTGAAGCCCCAGAGCAAGAAGAGAAAAAAGGACACCATATCCGCCTCCTCATGAAAGCAAAGACCGGCGAAGACATCCTCGTCCGTTGCTCCCTAGGAAAAATTTCCAAAGGAATCTTCTCCGACTACATCGTCAGTATACTTTATCCAGTATAAAATAATAGCGTATAGCAAAAGCATTGATCACTGGTCACTGATCTACCGGCATGCCTTTTCGAGGAGCATCCTAAAGAAAATTCTATATGGCTTTATTATTGTTAAGAAGATAGCGGCATTTATGAATGCCCAGACTTTTTCTTTGGTAGTACGCTTATATCGCGCGAGGTGTCGTTTTTCTGCGGCGCAGATGGTAGCGCTGACGACGGAAGCACGGGATTCTTCACCGTTGATGAAAATATCGACGAGGTCGTCGCCAAAACATACCGGCCACATCTTTGCGCGGCGACGTATCACCGTAGGGACTTCGTTGCAGCAGTGTAATTTCGTGGCGGGTGAGAGAAATAGTGGCTTTGTTATGTCGATGGCGACAGATTTCACGATGGTATGGCGCAGGTTTTCGATAATGACGGCGTGGCTGTCGTAGATAATTCCATGATTTCGTGGTGATGCACAGAAAAAATAATGTGGATGGTCCTGGAGGAAAAGCTCTGCTGCGGAGACCCTTCTTCTGTTGTATAGTGCATCGCTGAGAAGCCATACTACAGTATATCCCATAGAGGAATAGTCGTTGTTGCGGCGCTGTACCTCTTCGACGCTGATAGGGGAGCACTGCACCTCGAAGACAAGACGATGCTTTTTGACGACGACATCGGCGATACGCCCTATCTCGGGGAAAGATCGCTCAAGGGAGCAGTCTTCTGTTGGGAAAAGCGAAAGTAGGCGGTGTTGAAGGTTTCGGTGGGCGGCGCTTTTCCCCGAAGACCTTAGACATGATGGCGATGACGACAGATGATAGTAGTGGTAGCGGCGATGTATTCCGCCACGGACGCGTAAGATCCCGCCACATTCTAGGCATTTATAGTCCTTTCCGCGGATGGCGTGGTCGGCGGAAACAACATGTCCGATACTGTCGAGAGCATAGAAATGCATATAAGTATTGTTATTTATCGTAATAACAGGTATCTTTCTTGATAAAAAGAAAGGTTTTCTGCGAAATAATATTTTCATACAATCTAATCAACTTTCCTTTATAATGAAAAGAAAAATCTCTGTGAGGGATATGAGCGAAAAAAATTTAAACAACACATTCAGTCATCAGCAGCAGCAAAAGATCGAAGAGCTGGTTTCTGTCGCTAAAGAACAAGGCTTCATAACATATGAGGAGATCAACGAGATCCTCCCCATGACCGTCGACTCTGCAGAACAGATAGACCAGATGCTGATATTCTTGAGCGGCATGGACATTCAGATTCTTAACCAGTCGGAAGTCGATCGCCAGCTTGAGAGAAAGAAAGAAGTCAAAGAGCTTGAGGGGCTGCCGAAACGTGTCGAAGGGCCTTCCGACGATCCCGTACGTATGTATCTCAAAGAGATGGGCGCCGTCCCGCTTCTTACCAGAGAGGAAGAAGTCGAGATATCGAAGCGTATCGAGAAAGCACAGATGCAGATAGAACGCATAATAATGCGTTTCAGATATTGCACTAGAGAGGCAATATCAATAGCACACTATCTTATCAACGGAAAAGAGCGTTTCGATAAAGCCATCTCAGAGAAAGAGGTTACCGACAAAAATAAATATCTTGCGAAGCTTCCGACGCTGTGCGGACTCCTCGCCGAAGAAGATGCTCGTCTCGACGAGCTTCTTATGAAGTCTTTCGAGGCTGCCATCAAGAAAAAAGACCTCATAAAAGTCAATGAAGAGATAGAAAAGTGTCGCATAATAACACAGGCATATCTCCGTAGGTTCTACTGCAGAACTAATATCATCGAAGACTTCAGCGAGGTGATACTTCGCGGATACGAACGCTTCTGCGCCCTAGAAAAAAACATCATAGAACTTACACCGCGCGCAGATAAAAATAAATTCGTCGCCGCCAAGCTTGACGCCGCTAAGCGTAAACTTAAAAAACACGAGCTTGCATCAGGACGCACCCTCGAAGAATTCAAGAAAGACGTCCGTATGCTGCAACGATGGATGGATAAAAGCCAGGAAGCAAAACGTGAGATGGTAGAGTCGAACCTACGCCTCGTTATCTCTATAGCAAAGAAATATACCAACCGCGGACTCTCATTCCTCGACCTCATACAAGAAGGTAATATGGGACTGATGAAGGCCGTAGAGAAATACGAATACCGACGAGGATATAAGTTCTCGACGTATGCAACATGGTGGATACGGCAGGCAGTGACGCGTGCTATCGCAGATCAGGCACGGACGATACGCATCCCCGTACATATGATCGAAACGATAAATAGGGTATTGCGCGGTGCCAAGAAACTTATGATGGAGACAGGACGTGAGCCTACACCAGAAGAGCTCGCCGATGAGTTAGGAATCACCGCAGAAAGAGTCAGAGAGATATATAAGATAGCACAGCATCCAATATCACTACAGGCAGAAGTCGGTGACGGCGGAGAAAGCCAGTTCGGCGACTTCCTAGAAGATACCGGCGCAGAATCTCCAGCAGAAGCGACAGGGTATACCATCCTAAAAGATAAGATCGACGAAGTCCTGCAGACACTTACCGACCGTGAACGTACCGTGCTAATACAACGATTCGGGCTCCTCGATGGCAAACCAAAAACCCTCGAAGAGGTAGGCCTGGAATTCAACGTCACAAGAGAACGTATCAGACAGATAGAAGCCAAAGCACTAAGGAAGATGCGACACCCTACGCGCGCGAAGAAGCTTAAAATTTTCCTCGAGATGATTGAAGCAGACTAAAAAAGCGCCTCCGATAGGAGGCACTTTTTCAGTGATCAGTGATCAGTGACCAATGCAAAAAGGTGGTCTGGGGGAAACTCCCACAGCCTGTCCTATTTCCTCTCTGTGCTCTCCGTGCCTCTGTAGTGAAAAATTCTATTCTGGACTCTGAACTACGAACTTAAAAATTTAAAAAATGAAAAACGATAAAAAATTATCCATCGACGAGGTTCGGCGCTTTTTCAAAGCCAAAGGTCCTCTTCATTCTTTGTTTCCGAAATTCGAGACGCGCAAGCAGCAACAAAAGATGGCTCAGCAGGTCGCTGAGGCATATAACGACAGCGCTATCGCCCTGGCAGAGGCCGGCACCGGCACAGGAAAAAGCTTGGCATACCTTGTCCCTGCAGTACTGTGGGCAATGAAAAAGAGGAAGCGTACCGTCATCGCCACACATACGATAACATTGCAAGAGCAGCTTCTTAATAACGATATCCCCCTTGTTAAAAAACTTTTTGGTGACGACTCCTTTAAAGCTGTCCTTGTCAAGGGTATGAGCAACTATCTATGTCCTCGCAAGCTCGACGATGCCATCATCTCTATTGATGGCGACACCAAAGAACTCAACGATATCGCCTCATGGGCAGCAAAAAACTCTACCGGCGATCGTTCCGATATGCCGTTCATGCCTTCGAGACGCTCGTGGGAGAAGGTTTGCGCCGAGAATGACGCGTGCAGCAATATACAATGCCCGCACTATAAAGAGTGCCCGTTTTTTAAGGCGCGACGCGAAGCTCATGATGCGCAGATACTCCTCGTAAATCATCACCTTCTATTTTCCGACCTCGCCGCCCGCGGTGACGATCCCGATTTCACAAAATCTGCCGTGTTGCCAGGATATCAGCACCTTATCATCGACGAAGCACATACCCTAGAAGACGTCGCCACCGAGCACCTAGCCTCCAACGCCGACAAAATGGTCTTACACCGCCTTGTCGGTAAGCTTCTCCCAAAAAACAATACCTTCAAAACCGGCGGAAAGATAGCATTGCTAAAACGTAAAATATTACAGCGCTACAAAAAACGTGACAACATAGAAATCGTTGCTGTCGCCAACAAGCTCGAACACGAGCTCCCCGCAGAAAAAGGACGCCTCCTTACCGCTGTCGACGAGGTTTTTGCTCTGGTCGAAGATTTCAGCGGCTTCTTCAAAGCCCAAGACGAAGATGTCGAAAAAGGACAGAGACTACGCCTCCGCAAAAGCCATCAAAACCATGCTTTCTGGAAAGAAGAACTTCTCCCTGCCGTAGAACAGCTTCTCGAAGAGATACGCTCTTTTACACAGAGCCTCGAAGCTTTAGACGCTAGCATAATAGGCCTCGACGACAAAGGCCTCACTGCCGATACCGATAGCGTACGCCTCGACATACGAGCCGTTAAGGCGCGCTTGGAAAGTGTCGGCGTCGTAATGCATACGTTCTTCTTCGAAGGCCTTAAAGAGACGACAGTACGGTGGATGGAAGTACACAAAAAAGGACGTTATGGCGGCAACGTCGCCATTGTCGACGCAGACCTTGATATCTCAGAAATCCTGGCTAAGACGTTCTTCACAAAACTTTCCTCCGTAGTATTGTGCAGCGCGACGCTAGCGGCAAACAACAGCTTCGGATTTATTCGCGAACGTCTCGGCATCATAGAAGAGAAGGTCGGAACAAAGCCCGTTACAGAAGCTATATATGGCTCACCATTCGACCACAAAAAGCAGGTTCTGATGGCCGTACCAAAAGATATGCCTATCCCCAGCGATAAAAACTTCATCGCCGCCGCGGCAAAGAAAGCAAAAGAGATAATACACTTAAGCAGAGGCAATGCCTTCGTGCTCTTCACCTCTTATGCCATGATGAAACAATGCCACAACCACCTTAAAGAAGACCTCGAAAAGGCGGGGTTTCCCGTCATGTGCCAGGGCGAAGACGACAGAAAGACCCTGTTAGAACGCTTCAGAGATACAAACTATTCTGTTCTGATGGGGACGGACTCTTTCTGGGAAGGCGTCGATGTCGTAGGAGAAGCGCTGCGATGCGTCATCATCGTAAAACTTCCTTTTAGGGTCCCCGACGAGCCTATAACAGAGGCGCGGACAGAGCTTATAGACAAAAATGGCGGCAATTCTTTCTTCGACTATGCCGTCCCCAGCGCCATTGTTAAATTCAAGCAAGGCTTCGGAAGGCTTATCCGCAACAAAACTGATAGGGGATGCATAGCATGTCTCGATCCGCGGATAATAACAAAGCCTTACGGCAAGCGCTTCATGAGAAGCATCCCCGAATGCTCACAGGTCGTCGATGCCGGTGAAAATTTTTCTTCTACGATAGAAGACTTCTACCGCAAAACATACCACCTGACGAAAAAATAAGATGACAAAAAGCGGTTTTAATTTGGACAGGCTTCAATCACTGGGTTGGATTCCGGCTTTGTATTTAAGCCCATCAACGACGAAAACGTTACAAAATTCGCATTTGCCTGA harbors:
- a CDS encoding DUF3592 domain-containing protein — its product is MRKNFLWFCFLAAVFVAAMAFAGYSGYNVYRYNKTNRSCEAQSIVWGVEQRSSDSFVVVATYEYTIDDEEYSGKTTFKRKTYLNPWKAEEEYEAMAIQPWKVWYEAKKPENSTINKVFPLKVCIYSGILIALLVYFVLLGWYVRRTIEH
- a CDS encoding RNA polymerase sigma factor; this encodes MSEKNLNNTFSHQQQQKIEELVSVAKEQGFITYEEINEILPMTVDSAEQIDQMLIFLSGMDIQILNQSEVDRQLERKKEVKELEGLPKRVEGPSDDPVRMYLKEMGAVPLLTREEEVEISKRIEKAQMQIERIIMRFRYCTREAISIAHYLINGKERFDKAISEKEVTDKNKYLAKLPTLCGLLAEEDARLDELLMKSFEAAIKKKDLIKVNEEIEKCRIITQAYLRRFYCRTNIIEDFSEVILRGYERFCALEKNIIELTPRADKNKFVAAKLDAAKRKLKKHELASGRTLEEFKKDVRMLQRWMDKSQEAKREMVESNLRLVISIAKKYTNRGLSFLDLIQEGNMGLMKAVEKYEYRRGYKFSTYATWWIRQAVTRAIADQARTIRIPVHMIETINRVLRGAKKLMMETGREPTPEELADELGITAERVREIYKIAQHPISLQAEVGDGGESQFGDFLEDTGAESPAEATGYTILKDKIDEVLQTLTDRERTVLIQRFGLLDGKPKTLEEVGLEFNVTRERIRQIEAKALRKMRHPTRAKKLKIFLEMIEAD
- a CDS encoding DEAD/DEAH box helicase family protein; this translates as MKNDKKLSIDEVRRFFKAKGPLHSLFPKFETRKQQQKMAQQVAEAYNDSAIALAEAGTGTGKSLAYLVPAVLWAMKKRKRTVIATHTITLQEQLLNNDIPLVKKLFGDDSFKAVLVKGMSNYLCPRKLDDAIISIDGDTKELNDIASWAAKNSTGDRSDMPFMPSRRSWEKVCAENDACSNIQCPHYKECPFFKARREAHDAQILLVNHHLLFSDLAARGDDPDFTKSAVLPGYQHLIIDEAHTLEDVATEHLASNADKMVLHRLVGKLLPKNNTFKTGGKIALLKRKILQRYKKRDNIEIVAVANKLEHELPAEKGRLLTAVDEVFALVEDFSGFFKAQDEDVEKGQRLRLRKSHQNHAFWKEELLPAVEQLLEEIRSFTQSLEALDASIIGLDDKGLTADTDSVRLDIRAVKARLESVGVVMHTFFFEGLKETTVRWMEVHKKGRYGGNVAIVDADLDISEILAKTFFTKLSSVVLCSATLAANNSFGFIRERLGIIEEKVGTKPVTEAIYGSPFDHKKQVLMAVPKDMPIPSDKNFIAAAAKKAKEIIHLSRGNAFVLFTSYAMMKQCHNHLKEDLEKAGFPVMCQGEDDRKTLLERFRDTNYSVLMGTDSFWEGVDVVGEALRCVIIVKLPFRVPDEPITEARTELIDKNGGNSFFDYAVPSAIVKFKQGFGRLIRNKTDRGCIACLDPRIITKPYGKRFMRSIPECSQVVDAGENFSSTIEDFYRKTYHLTKK